One Desulfobulbus oligotrophicus DNA segment encodes these proteins:
- a CDS encoding GPW/gp25 family protein, whose amino-acid sequence MSYDFLGKGLRYPFRFQSLSGGIQVSTATSREHEHIRESILQILGTRIGERFMNPEFGSRLKDLVFEQNDEVLKGLLRHYVIDAIKRWEKRVIITEVHFDDRPLNIDGNLLLVHIAYRVIQSQVDGNLVYPFYREDPNNPAPSYPQPEPEPEPPPVRSVRLSPDVRSLFNLLWFDAAEMSPDPDDSFIWPAGEYEVAYIEGAYQDRNGKWIVSDPGDNHGHYLTFEGAPETEAPQAEHALYLAASGLGFDTQSQAEDNAAGTVHRITTLEPGRIGLFYFEGKKESHYLNNTSGQPNPVWQLRGPL is encoded by the coding sequence ATGAGCTACGACTTTCTCGGCAAGGGGCTGCGTTACCCATTCCGGTTTCAGTCGCTATCCGGCGGCATCCAGGTATCGACCGCCACCTCGCGGGAGCACGAACACATCCGCGAAAGCATCCTGCAGATCCTCGGCACCCGAATCGGCGAACGGTTCATGAATCCGGAGTTCGGTTCCAGGCTGAAGGATCTGGTGTTCGAACAAAACGACGAGGTGCTCAAGGGCCTGCTGCGCCATTACGTGATCGACGCCATTAAGCGCTGGGAAAAGCGGGTGATCATCACGGAGGTACACTTCGACGACCGGCCGCTGAACATCGACGGCAACCTGCTGCTGGTGCATATCGCCTACCGGGTGATCCAGAGCCAGGTGGACGGCAACCTGGTCTATCCCTTCTACAGAGAAGACCCGAACAATCCCGCGCCCAGCTATCCCCAGCCGGAGCCCGAGCCGGAACCGCCGCCGGTACGCAGCGTGCGCCTGTCGCCGGACGTGCGCTCGCTGTTCAATCTGCTCTGGTTCGACGCAGCCGAGATGAGCCCTGATCCAGATGATTCCTTCATCTGGCCAGCGGGAGAATACGAAGTCGCCTACATCGAGGGAGCCTATCAGGACCGCAACGGCAAGTGGATCGTCAGCGATCCGGGTGACAACCACGGCCATTACCTGACATTCGAGGGAGCGCCAGAAACGGAAGCGCCCCAGGCCGAGCACGCCCTCTATCTGGCCGCGAGCGGTCTGGGCTTCGACACCCAGAGTCAGGCGGAAGACAACGCCGCTGGCACCGTTCACCGGATCACCACCCTGGAGCCGGGCCGCATCGGTCTGTTCTATTTCGAGGGCAAGAAGGAATCCCACTACCTCAACAACACCTCCGGGCAGCCCAATCCCGTCTGGCAACTGCGCGGCCCGCTCTGA
- a CDS encoding baseplate J/gp47 family protein yields the protein MGRASIGYINKDYESIRQDLLAKIPQLTDRWTDFNHSDLGVVLLDLFCGVGDMLAYYLDAQAAEAFLPTARQRQNVINLCKLIGYRLDSPVASTTTLRFRLSVPLGKDLTISAGTACRALLSDGEADFETVEDGLIPRGVLSVDIPARQGVRRTETFTSTGLPFQRIRLTGDVIAQGTITVTVGEDAWSEVDHFQDSLADSRHFMADLDALDISTLIFGDGQSGAIPTQGSAITVSYLQTIGDQGNLGPNRITQLLSPVYLDGGQVSLTVTNPVPATGGASREALEHARRQAPAELRSLWKAVTLEDYQALAEGYPGVAKAKVLDTNACQNIRYYNVHLAIAPNGGGMPSALLKRDLAEFLERRKVITVEITLFDPIYRPVSIDAEVYIWPGEPLENVRSRIEAALTDFFSFDEVSFGQTIHFSDLVALIDGVRGVSHMHLYAPQQDIELRHGEIPVLGSVNLDLRRAG from the coding sequence ATGGGCCGCGCAAGCATCGGATACATCAACAAGGATTACGAATCGATCCGCCAGGATCTGTTGGCGAAGATCCCGCAGCTCACCGACCGCTGGACCGATTTCAACCACTCCGATCTCGGCGTCGTCCTGCTCGATCTGTTCTGCGGCGTGGGCGACATGCTGGCCTACTACCTGGACGCCCAGGCGGCGGAGGCCTTTCTGCCCACGGCCCGCCAGCGCCAGAACGTCATCAACCTCTGCAAGCTCATCGGCTACCGGCTGGACTCGCCGGTGGCCTCCACCACCACGCTGCGTTTCCGGCTCTCCGTCCCGCTTGGCAAGGATCTGACCATTTCGGCGGGGACGGCCTGCCGCGCCTTGCTGAGTGACGGCGAGGCGGATTTCGAGACGGTCGAGGACGGCTTGATCCCGCGAGGCGTACTCTCGGTGGACATCCCGGCCCGGCAAGGCGTGCGCCGCACCGAGACCTTCACATCGACGGGGCTGCCATTCCAGCGCATCCGCCTGACCGGCGACGTCATCGCCCAGGGCACCATCACCGTTACGGTGGGGGAAGACGCCTGGAGCGAGGTCGATCATTTTCAGGACAGCCTGGCCGACAGCCGCCATTTCATGGCCGACCTGGATGCGCTCGACATCTCCACCCTGATTTTCGGCGACGGGCAAAGCGGCGCTATACCCACTCAGGGAAGTGCCATCACCGTCAGCTATCTGCAGACCATCGGAGACCAGGGCAATCTCGGCCCGAACCGGATCACCCAACTGCTGAGCCCGGTCTACCTCGACGGCGGCCAGGTTTCCCTGACCGTCACCAATCCTGTGCCCGCCACCGGCGGCGCTTCGCGGGAAGCCCTCGAACACGCCCGCCGACAGGCACCGGCGGAGCTGCGCAGTCTCTGGAAGGCCGTCACCCTGGAGGATTACCAGGCGCTCGCCGAGGGCTACCCCGGTGTCGCCAAGGCCAAGGTGCTCGACACCAATGCCTGTCAGAACATCCGCTATTACAACGTCCACCTGGCCATCGCCCCCAATGGCGGCGGCATGCCCTCAGCGCTGCTCAAGCGGGACCTCGCCGAGTTTCTCGAACGCCGCAAGGTCATCACGGTCGAGATCACCCTGTTCGACCCGATCTACCGGCCCGTTTCCATCGACGCCGAGGTCTACATCTGGCCCGGTGAACCGCTGGAAAACGTGCGCAGCCGCATCGAAGCAGCGCTCACCGATTTCTTTTCCTTCGACGAGGTCTCCTTCGGGCAGACCATTCACTTCTCCGACCTGGTGGCGCTGATCGATGGCGTGCGCGGCGTCAGCCACATGCATCTCTACGCGCCGCAGCAGGACATTGAGCTGCGCCACGGCGAAATTCCGGTTCTCGGCAGTGTCAACCTCGATCTGCGGAGGGCCGGTTGA